The following are encoded together in the Babylonia areolata isolate BAREFJ2019XMU chromosome 18, ASM4173473v1, whole genome shotgun sequence genome:
- the LOC143292107 gene encoding rRNA methyltransferase 1, mitochondrial-like isoform X2, giving the protein MMIVKHFTGNTRWLSKQTVPALMKLVHLQDGCCSFFTKDSSSHVQKNIPKYNYELPGKGKGSKSQKRKGRLDQHVPVHSEGEIVFGVHPVTLALSSHLRSHLYTVFMDRKHRDSQPTPALYSIHDLAARRQVPVHYVPRNTLTCLSGNRPHQGVCLDASPRLLPHCDPQQLIQGLDLNPSVLWLLLYNVQDPMNMGAILRSCYFLGVDRVIVPHINSCVLSPVVSKASAGAMEVMDIHQVDGHFRSVQHLTQVWQSEGGKVVGTTSGEDSSCPVYGLQDFTVSAPTLLIVGNEGSGIDRDVVELCDTLLTIPPPSRPHADPAVSSLNVSVATGILIHWLRTAACAGGR; this is encoded by the exons ATGATGATTGTCAAACATTTTACAGGGAACACACGATGGTTATCAAAACAAACAGTGCCCGCATTGATGAAGTTGGTACACTTACAAGATGGATGCTGTTCATTTTTCACGAAAGATTCTAGTTCACACGTACAGAAAAACATACCAAAGTACAACTATGAACTCCcaggaaaagggaaagggagCAAGAGCCAGAAGAG AAAGGGCCGGTTGGACCAGCACGTGCCTGTCCACAGTGAGGGAGAGATTGTGTTTGGTGTCCACCCAGTCACTCTGGCACTGTCTTCCCATTTGCGCAGTCATCTGTATACTGTGTTCATGGACAGAAAGCACAGAGACAGTCAGCCTACACCTGCCCTTTACAGCATTCATGACCTGGCTGCTAGACGGCAGGTCCCAGTGCACTATGTGCCCAGGAACACGCTCACTTGCCTGTCTGGGAACCGCCCACATCAG GGTGTTTGCCTGGATGCTAGTCCCCGTCTTCTCCCACACTGTGATCCACAGCAACTGATTCAAGG GCTGGATTTGAACCCCTCTGTCCTCTGGCTGCTGCTCTACAATGTTCAG GACCCTATGAACATGGGCGCCATTTTAAGGTCCTGCTATTTCCTGGGGGTGGATCGTGTCATTGTTCCTCACATCAACAG ttgtgtgctaAGTCCAGTGGTCAGCAAGGCCAGTGCCGGAGCCATGGAGGTGATGGACATTCACCAGGTTGACGGCCACTTCCGCAGTGTACAGCACCTGACACAG gtgtggcagAGTGAAGGAGGCAAGGTTGTGGGAACGACGTCAGGTGAGGACAGTTCCTGTCCTGTGTATGGCCTTCAGGACTTCACtgtgtctgcacccactctgctGATTGTTG GCAATGAGGGCAGTGGCATTGACAGGGATGTGGTGGAGCTGTGTGACACATTGCTgaccattccccctccctcccgtccccatGCTGACCCTGCTGTTTCTTCCCTCAACGTGTCTGTCGCcacag GAATCCTGATCCACTGGCTCCGTACTGCAGCCTGTGCAGGGGGGAGATGA
- the LOC143292107 gene encoding rRNA methyltransferase 1, mitochondrial-like isoform X1, with translation MMIVKHFTGNTRWLSKQTVPALMKLVHLQDGCCSFFTKDSSSHVQKNIPKYNYELPGKGKGSKSQKSRKGRLDQHVPVHSEGEIVFGVHPVTLALSSHLRSHLYTVFMDRKHRDSQPTPALYSIHDLAARRQVPVHYVPRNTLTCLSGNRPHQGVCLDASPRLLPHCDPQQLIQGLDLNPSVLWLLLYNVQDPMNMGAILRSCYFLGVDRVIVPHINSCVLSPVVSKASAGAMEVMDIHQVDGHFRSVQHLTQVWQSEGGKVVGTTSGEDSSCPVYGLQDFTVSAPTLLIVGNEGSGIDRDVVELCDTLLTIPPPSRPHADPAVSSLNVSVATGILIHWLRTAACAGGR, from the exons ATGATGATTGTCAAACATTTTACAGGGAACACACGATGGTTATCAAAACAAACAGTGCCCGCATTGATGAAGTTGGTACACTTACAAGATGGATGCTGTTCATTTTTCACGAAAGATTCTAGTTCACACGTACAGAAAAACATACCAAAGTACAACTATGAACTCCcaggaaaagggaaagggagCAAGAGCCAGAAGAG CAGAAAGGGCCGGTTGGACCAGCACGTGCCTGTCCACAGTGAGGGAGAGATTGTGTTTGGTGTCCACCCAGTCACTCTGGCACTGTCTTCCCATTTGCGCAGTCATCTGTATACTGTGTTCATGGACAGAAAGCACAGAGACAGTCAGCCTACACCTGCCCTTTACAGCATTCATGACCTGGCTGCTAGACGGCAGGTCCCAGTGCACTATGTGCCCAGGAACACGCTCACTTGCCTGTCTGGGAACCGCCCACATCAG GGTGTTTGCCTGGATGCTAGTCCCCGTCTTCTCCCACACTGTGATCCACAGCAACTGATTCAAGG GCTGGATTTGAACCCCTCTGTCCTCTGGCTGCTGCTCTACAATGTTCAG GACCCTATGAACATGGGCGCCATTTTAAGGTCCTGCTATTTCCTGGGGGTGGATCGTGTCATTGTTCCTCACATCAACAG ttgtgtgctaAGTCCAGTGGTCAGCAAGGCCAGTGCCGGAGCCATGGAGGTGATGGACATTCACCAGGTTGACGGCCACTTCCGCAGTGTACAGCACCTGACACAG gtgtggcagAGTGAAGGAGGCAAGGTTGTGGGAACGACGTCAGGTGAGGACAGTTCCTGTCCTGTGTATGGCCTTCAGGACTTCACtgtgtctgcacccactctgctGATTGTTG GCAATGAGGGCAGTGGCATTGACAGGGATGTGGTGGAGCTGTGTGACACATTGCTgaccattccccctccctcccgtccccatGCTGACCCTGCTGTTTCTTCCCTCAACGTGTCTGTCGCcacag GAATCCTGATCCACTGGCTCCGTACTGCAGCCTGTGCAGGGGGGAGATGA